A window of Bactrocera dorsalis isolate Fly_Bdor chromosome 4, ASM2337382v1, whole genome shotgun sequence genomic DNA:
GCGGATGTTTACGTGAAAATGATTGTGCATTCGAACCTAGATCTTCTCTAACAGCTAGTGCGGCAAGCAGACTGTGTGCAATGTCAAAGTAAGGAAACATTTTCAACTTTATGACCTGATTGGCCATATCCAAGAATGCTTCTGGATCCATTTTGTCGacgaactaaaaaattaaattaataaacaaatttaaaaacgtatttatgagatttatttggcaaaaaattagattttacatatatgtagttacaCCGGCTTAAGTTGTAtcactatataaaatatatacacttgACCAGAATCGAgctaagcaaaaaaatttttttaagcgtCTCGCACAATTTTTGGTGCGGCTCTATGCTGGGAAAAAgctaaaaatagatttttcggatcttttcttttttagaaAACTGGCACAGCACGCATGTCATTATTACATAAGTTATAGCTGTCAGTCAAAATAATACACAATAATAAATGCGAACTGCTTTACTAGGTCAAAAAATTaagtgttatttttattaaaattttatttaaataattacatttcttAACCCCTTCTTCAAGCGTTCACTTTATCTTCGGCGCACCAATTCACAACACAAAACGAATGCAACAATATTTTGAGTGCTTCCAAGTCAgcagttttgttttcaaattgatCTGTGCAATTTTACAACACTGATTTGCCAGCAATATCCATTTCACTCTtctacaattaaaataattgtcaAAATCGGAACGGCGAAAACCATTGCGGCGAAAAAAGCATTAAAGAACGCGTCTATTTTGCACTGCACAAAAAGTTCGGTGGTTTTCTTGGCATAAATTCCGCtaattgtaaagaaaatgttaaataaatacgcatatatatCTTAAATCACAATAAAGGCATAAATAAACTGATACAGTAAAATACTCGCCGTACATTAAAAACTATAGTAAGTGTAACTTCAGGATGTAATGGCGGTTTTTGAATGAATATttactaaacatatttttgcgTATTTTAGCTTGTACCGCGAGGtataacttataaaaaatggataCGCTATTCGACCAACTAAAAACAGAGACGCCggcaaatttgaaaactgccgAGTCTACAAATACACGTGAGCTTTTAAAGGCTTCTAAGAGGTCACCTTCTCCTGAATCACATACAAATTCGCAAACTCCCAATAAAACAAAGAAGTTATCGACAGAAACTAAGCCTTTAGATAATACTGCAGTGCGTCGTGAATCAATGCCTCCACCTGCGACGACATTTGTCaggaaaaatataagcaaaagtcGCAGTTTATCACCTCCAAAAGGCCTAATAGTAAGACCATTTAAAGTTCTCTTAGagaggaaaaaaattgaaagctcAGATTGTAAAAATCAGAACCTTAGTAAAACATCTAAAACTTCAACATTTATCAAGAAAGCAGCGGACTTTACTGGATCAGCAGTAAAAAACGGAGAAAAGTCACCTAAAAAGTCAACACCCACGAAGGCACAACAAAAGCTATTCGATCCAGATGTGCTTGTTAAAGCACAACAGTTAACACATTTTAATGTAAAACGCTGCAAGGTGCGTTTGTTAAGACAGGATTTAGCAAAACTTAAACGAGAGTTCCAtgcaaaagaaaagaaacagacgcaaaataaaaaatcatatcttaaaaatagcggtaaaaataataaaagcaatagAATGCTACCTTCAGGAAAGTCGCCGAATTCTAAACATGGCGGAATTTGTGACGAAAAAGAATCCAAACAGTCATCTgggtttttcataaaaataaatgcacttACCCGTTCACCCAAGTCAAAAACAAAAGCTGAAGGattactaaaagaaaaaaggtCTTTACAAAAGTTGAGTGCTGGGGCAATTGCGAAGAAAGTAAATGCAGCCGCCGCAATTTCAAGCACCAAACCAACTAAGTTTACGAGAACACatcttataaaaatgtatggcaAACGCGTATTTTGTTCTCGTGTTAAAATCGAAAGGTGTTCGCATCCGATGATGTTGATATTTGAATCGAATGCCCGTGCTCGCCGGTTACAAGCAAAACGATCAAAATCGAAAAATCTGTCTGTCTCTTTTCGCGATCAGGTTGAAATATTTGGAGATAGTAGTGATTCGGAGGAAGCAGATATAAGTTCGGTATGTGATCCAGATGTAGCGTCTACATCGGAAGCTGCCATGAAATCAGCGAATCCGATCCCGATCTCTTTAACTGTAACTCCAGCTCGTCtcaaaaaagtggaaaatggtAAAGTTGTCGACGATATCGAATTAGACCCCTCGCTCTTTGTTGTTCCAGTAGTTGCAAGCACGCCATTTGCCTCGCCAGGTAAAAAAAAGCGTGAAAAAAAGTCCTTTAGTCCATTAAAAGGGGATGGTACGCCTAGCCCACGCAAAGAACAGCTTAAATTGGCGAATGAAAAAATGCCTCCAAGTAGTTTACGGCGATTAACTGCGGCCGAAGTTGACGAGGAGGACGATGAAGACGACGAGTGTGAATATATAGGTAATGATGAGTTCTATACAATTTTTCCCCCAATTGAAACATACTaactattttcttatatttgttGAAGTGCCCATTGAAATACCTGAACGTCGCATATCTCGAACTAGTTCCGCCAATACCATGGATGATATTGCTTCGGAAAAAACTAATGAAGCATCAAACAGTGATTTAGAACCTACACCTATTGACGCAATTGACAATACCGGCACTGTTCAAGACACATCAGGAGAAAGTTTCGTTTCGGCTGTGGATAGTTCGCAACCTGCTAGCACCAATCAATCTAGTAATACGGAACCTGAggcaatgaaaaatattgagaactTGACCACTGACAAGGTTATCGATGAAATTAAATCTGTTGAAGATAATAAAAATGTGGTAGgggaaacaaaacagcaaacaaTAGACGTGGAATTAGCAGAGCTCCCCCAACTTACACGTATTGATTCAGTGTCACCTTCTCAGTCGTTGAACGACATCGTCAACACTTTTATGTGCAATGAAAATGCTGTTGGCTCAAAGGAAGCACTCCAAACAATGAAGGATGATATCGAATTGATTTCGAATACAAACATTATCTCCGACCTAAAAACAAATGACAACCAATCACCTGAGAATATTTGTATAACCGGTACAAAATTGCGAGATACATTAGACGATGACATATCTCTACAGTTGTTTGTTGATGGTAATTtatattcgattttttaaatttgccactatttttttatttgctttaaataaacacaatttttcaTTACAGATGATACCACTGCTAATTCAAATTTCTTAGGGGACAGCGCAATAGAAGATAGCGAAATAGTAGACGGAATTGTAAATGAACGTATTGATGAGATTTCTAAAGATAAGCATTTGGGTTCTACCGTTGAAGCTACGAACCTTTTGAGCTCGGAAGTGACAACCGAGTGATAATTTAGCAGTATGATCGTTAATTAATTAGGTAccatacaaaactaaaaaagaacaaaaacaaaacacaaaaaaaaacatgaaaagtaATTCCGcaattcattttgtttttaaaatccCCTTCCTTCTCACCCTATGTTTTAAGTATACACATGGATGTGTGTATTTTACATTGAATAATCGAAATTAAACTCTAACcaagaaaatttgttatatgtttGAGATTCTTGCAGGCGTTTGTAGTTGTTAGTGTTTACTAACCAACTATTCGGTGCCTTTATTTTTGCAAAGATATTGATCGAATATCATTTACTAAAATTCCgttatctttctttttaacgTTTGTACATAAGACCATTACTGTTTCACTTAGTTTAAAGTTACTTAaagtaatttaatgaaaaatggtTATATCATTATATTAATATTgctaaatttgtaattttatttacgaagaaaaatgttcgaaattttacacgtaaattttgtgtaaaaaatacgaaaaaatatacAGTTTCCTGTATACAAACACCTACAAATGTAATTTCATCCAAGTTTTGGACAATTAAAGTATAAGTTGGTTTTATAAGAATTTCACAATAAAATAATGTCCGTATCGAtaattgcaaaacaaaatatataaataaatttgaaaaatataaatgttggTAAGATTTTTACCTATACATATTTCGTAATTTGGATGTTATGTACCTTGACTTGCCATATGGTTATAAACACACTACCGATATGTGATTCGCGTCTTCAACTTGCGTGTTTTGTAGTTTGGATTTCTTTAGAGCATAACCTCTAAATTccgatgatatacatatgtatgatgaGCGTTAAAAAACTCGTGCGTTAAGAAGTAAAGTTAGCTGGAGAAAAGGaagaaattgtaatttttctgaaaaatgtcTTGACTGAAGTGGCGTCGCAGTGTGCGAACTGGGTGTAGATTGCACAGCTGAAGAGGATAATGTCACAGTTGTGTTTTGGCAGCATGGGGCCACGTAATTTGTGGTCCATTTCCTGTGTATCTTAAGGCCCTGGTTGGgttcaatgccagcacgagtcaggatgATACTGTGCAACTCTACTGCTAGGAGTTGCTCCAGTGATGACAAACTTAACCTTAAACTCACCTTTCAAAACAGGGTTAGATCATCGAAATAACTGCCCTTGGTTGACAAAATCCGGGTCGATTCCGgtaacgtagaaccggctgttgtgGGAATTGATTTTGATCAATAGTTGCGGGTTAAAAACCATGCTGAGATGTCTCTTAGAACATTGTCCGGCTAACGGTTATAAGTAAGaccgaaatatttattttttgtatgttatatTGCCTTTCTCATATCCAATGCTGTTAAGTCCTTTTCTTTTTGGGATTATTTTACGTGGCGAATCTCAAACCCAGTGCACGACCCTGGGA
This region includes:
- the LOC105231327 gene encoding uncharacterized protein LOC105231327, with the translated sequence MDTLFDQLKTETPANLKTAESTNTRELLKASKRSPSPESHTNSQTPNKTKKLSTETKPLDNTAVRRESMPPPATTFVRKNISKSRSLSPPKGLIVRPFKVLLERKKIESSDCKNQNLSKTSKTSTFIKKAADFTGSAVKNGEKSPKKSTPTKAQQKLFDPDVLVKAQQLTHFNVKRCKVRLLRQDLAKLKREFHAKEKKQTQNKKSYLKNSGKNNKSNRMLPSGKSPNSKHGGICDEKESKQSSGFFIKINALTRSPKSKTKAEGLLKEKRSLQKLSAGAIAKKVNAAAAISSTKPTKFTRTHLIKMYGKRVFCSRVKIERCSHPMMLIFESNARARRLQAKRSKSKNLSVSFRDQVEIFGDSSDSEEADISSVCDPDVASTSEAAMKSANPIPISLTVTPARLKKVENGKVVDDIELDPSLFVVPVVASTPFASPGKKKREKKSFSPLKGDGTPSPRKEQLKLANEKMPPSSLRRLTAAEVDEEDDEDDECEYIVPIEIPERRISRTSSANTMDDIASEKTNEASNSDLEPTPIDAIDNTGTVQDTSGESFVSAVDSSQPASTNQSSNTEPEAMKNIENLTTDKVIDEIKSVEDNKNVVGETKQQTIDVELAELPQLTRIDSVSPSQSLNDIVNTFMCNENAVGSKEALQTMKDDIELISNTNIISDLKTNDNQSPENICITGTKLRDTLDDDISLQLFVDDDTTANSNFLGDSAIEDSEIVDGIVNERIDEISKDKHLGSTVEATNLLSSEVTTE